A genomic segment from Bradysia coprophila strain Holo2 chromosome III, BU_Bcop_v1, whole genome shotgun sequence encodes:
- the LOC119075571 gene encoding putative uncharacterized protein DDB_G0271606 isoform X1: MAESISRDNYGNKEEEDYDSSEQSANQHTSSNNDKYDDPAILSCGSAQRENRITYERDHLLQLRNSPLSRKRPDYVLEGLTLRKLWCRATDLMIGGEERTSGRSTNNSSHEFRSSTNGTSTPASTYLMPLFAVKRRPNETKTVRKPEGNETTTLTTTSTNANNAPMRRSVFMSGPQLTSVGGNSSALDRRIGSGRIPARDSQWEFRSEKEPLDQDFSFRPTGGLINIRERERERNLSAESQQKLQQQHRAGLDRERERDYRDDRYDKRTTYSRDYDRDKDRNSSRMMGNSNNNMTGNMRFSGGSHNERRRMFSENRAEEPEWFSGGPTSQNDTIELRGFDEPEADERTVRANETVENDDQVSLDNQSDNSNNNADECEVGEPESDSVEDTAPPTVDEPNDSNNNDNLNSDKGFMDDPNNAADDFNFDNFLKMGLMSEELKESGVGESRFYRWFQRQSPTKENKSRRSSIQDDVNEGNQNNATTRPAEKYFAPISPAASTGSSNSLLEFIQLGKFDKAPKEDQNVAGTGRTNVQSNSIANNVPGSVCSVLELEARMRSSGGKSQSEVRNQQQQQDMQAFKKLLSQISGNDHGMMQREPQTMGQATGLMQMLSKNTPQPQPQQPIPFMLNHQRPQNLQPPIQRQPMDPMQNVQIGPHLQQSRDEILKRPEAQMIIQSICNAEVTQNSLIQQLNNPASNHRQRETILAVLNFISECAPRIPSPNLMPSVMQPQGAAPLLHGAGVPIPKPPTIQTNAPPNVGMNEQPNDVLQPHLLYQHHHQGAAVAAQKLRVSPLPNGIPQRIPSPRELQFHTQSIMQSALIKKKLEEQRENFRKRQEMQQAQQQQNHLNQPPNQSESGNNIPSSSVALTQTSTSSPVKQHHQHIASPTPLAFTPTSVLRKMTAEKDIDVMSNVGMGNKSTLGQIQHSINSAATGQIQQQHQQHQQQQQQQQMRANQIKWNNQFNQPPSKPIEIIPAGRPIVKGGGLPMQMASNVEFQQMRDQYLRKNPQASMPQPQLPNLSQQMLQQQQQQHRQQQQQQQQQQQMRANNQIKWNQFNQPFQNQYQQQMMHHQHTMAQQKPSGSSGQSGNVLVNENHGMINFGREGGLSPTSNQLARWFSPELLAQASAGKLPSLNIGQALSLEEFERSMQHSSATVHN; this comes from the exons ATGGCCGAATCGATTTCGCGTGACAATTACGGTAACAAGGAAGAGGAGGACTATGATTCGTCCGAACAATCCGCCAATCAACATACATCATCGAACAATGACAAATATGACGATCCAGCGATTTTAAGCTGCGGTTCTGCGCAAAGGGAAAACCGCATCACTTACGAGCGCGACCATTTACTTCAATTGCGTAATTCACCTTTATCACGTAAACGTCCCGATTATGTTTTAGAAG GTTTGACTTTGCGTAAGCTATGGTGTCGAGCAACGGACTTGATGATCGGTGGTGAAGAACGTACTAGCGGCCGTTCAACGAATAACAGTAGCCACGAGTTTCGCTCCAGTACGAATGGTACATCGACCCCCGCGTCTACATATTTGATGCCCTTGTTTGCGGTGAAACGACGACCAAACGAAACTAAAACCGTTCGCAAACCGGAAGGCAATGAGACTACCACATTAACTACAACGAGTACGAATGCCAATAATGCTCCAATGCGACGGAGTGTATTCATGAGTGGGCCACAACTGACGAGTGTTGGTGGAAATTCTTCGGCATTAGATCGTCGCATCGGAAGTGGCCGAATACCGGCACGCGATTCTCAATGGGAATTTCGTTCCGAAAAGGAACCGCTCGATCAAGACTTTAGTTTTCGGCCGACTGGTGGTTTAATCAATATACGTGAACGCGAACGCGAACGGAATCTTAGCGCCGAGTCACAACAGAAACTGCAGCAACAACATCGGGCAGGATTGGATCGGGAACGTGAGAGAGATTATCGTGACGATCGTTATGACAAACGAACTACGTACAGCAGGGACTATGATCGGGACAAGGATAGGAATAGTAGTCGTATGATGggaaacagcaacaacaatatGACCGGCAACATGCGTTTTTCTGGTGGATCACACAATGAGCGACGTCGAATGTTTAGCGAAAATCGTGCAGAAGAACCGGAATGGTTCAGCGGAGGTCCAACATCGCAAAACGATACGATTGAATTGCGCGGCTTTGACGAGCCTGAGGCAGATGAACGGACGGTGCGAGCTAACGAAACTGTTGAAAATGATGATCAAGTTTCGCTAGACAATCAAAGTGATAACTCGAACAACAATGCGGATGAATGTGAGGTCGGCGAACCGGAATCAGATTCTGTTGAGGACACTGCACCGCCTACTGTCGATGAGCCGAATGATTccaacaacaacgacaaccTCAATTCTGACAAAGGATTTATGGACGACCCAAATAACGCTGCTGATGACttcaatttcgataatttcttgaaaatgggTCTGATGAGTGAAGAACTTAAAGAAAGTGGTGTCGGTGAATCTCGCTTCTATCGTTGGTTTCAACGGCAATCACCAACGAAAGAAAATAAGAGCAGACGTTCATCTATACAGGATGATGTGAATGAAGGCAATCAAAATAACGCAACCACTCGGCCTGCTGAGAAATACTTTGCTCCGATATCGCCTGCAG CTAGCACCGGGTCTTCCAATTCTTTACTGGAATTTATTCAACTCGGAAAATTTGACAAGGCGCCTAAAGAAGATCAAAATGTTGCCGGAACCGGTCGTACAAATGTTCAATCCAATTCCATTGCGAATAATGTTCCGGGCAGTGTGTGTAGCGTTTTGGAATTGGAAGCCCGAATGCGGTCATCTGGTGGAAAGTCACAGAGTGAAGTGAGAAATCAACAGCAGCAACAAGACATGCAAGCATTTAAGAAACTACTTTCGCAAATAAGTGGCAACGATCACGGAATGATGCAACGAGAACCGCAGACAATGGGCCAAGCTACGGGATTAATGCAAATGCTAAGCAAAAATACGCCACAGCCACAACCACAACAGCCGATACCATTCATGTTGAACCATCAGCGTCCGCAAAACTTACAACCGCCAATTCAAAGACAGCCAATGGATCCGATGCAAAACGTTCAAATCGGTCCACACTTACAACAGAGTCGCGATGAAATTCTGAAACGTCCCGAAGCCCAAATGATCATACAAAGTATCTGCAATGCAGAAGTTACGCAAAACTCACTGATCCAACAGTTGAACAATCCAGCATCGAACCACCGTCAACGTGAAACCATTCTAGCCGTGCTAAACTTTATCAGCGAATGTGCACCCAGAATACCGTCACCGAACCTGATGCCATCGGTGATGCAACCGCAAGGTGCTGCACCATTGTTACACGGGGCTGGAGTGCCGATTCCGAAACCGCCAACAATTCAGACGAATGCACCACCAAACGTTGGCATGAATGAACAACCGAACGACGTTCTGCAACCGCACTTATTGTATCAGCATCATCATCAAGGTGCCGCCGTTGCAGCTCAGAAGTTGCGGGTTTCTCCGTTGCCAAATG GGATACCACAACGCATCCCGTCGCCACGTGAACTTCAATTCCACACTCAATCCATAATGCAAAGTGcattaattaagaaaaaattggaagaacAACGAGAGAATTTCCGCAAGCGACAGGAAATGCAACAGGCCCAACAACAGCAGAACCATTTGAATCAACCGCCGAATCAATCCGAATCCGGAAATAATATTCCCAGTTCGTCAGTTGCGCTGACTCAAACATCCACATCGTCACCGGTGAAACAACACCATCAACATATCGCTTCGCCG ACTCCATTAGCATTTACGCCAACATCAGTTTTACGAAAAATGACAGCCGAAAAAGACATCGATGTGATGAGCAATGTTGGAATGGGCAACAAGTCGACATTAGGACAGATACAACACTCAATCAACAGTGCAG CAACAGgacaaattcaacaacaacaccaacaacatcaacagcagcaacaacaacagcaaatgCGAGCTaatcaaattaaatggaaCAACCAGTTCAACCAACCTCCATCGAAACCAATCG AAATTATACCTGCAGGGCGACCGATCGTCAAAGGTGGCGGCTTGCCGATGCAAATGGCGTCGAATGTTGAATTTCAACAGATGCGTGACCAGTATTTGCGTAAAAATCCTCAAGCAAGCATGCCGCAACCGCAATTGCCAAATTTATCTCAACAAATGctacaacaacagcaacaacaacatcgtcaacagcagcagcagcaacaacaacagcaacaaatgCGGGCtaataatcaaataaaatggaatCAGTTCAATCAACCGTTCCAAAATCAATACCAGCAACAAATGATGCACCATCAACATACAATGGCTCAACAAAAACCGTCCGGATCGAGTGGTCAAAGTGGAAACG TTCTTGTCAACGAAAACCACGGAATGATCAATTTCGGACGTGAAGGCGGCCTATCGCCAACTTCAAACCAGTTGGCGCGTTGGTTTTCGCCCGAACTATTGGCCCAAGCTTCAGCGGGTAAACTCCCGTCGCTAAACATTGGACAGGCATTGAGTTTGGAGGAATTCGAGCGATCGATGCAACATTCATCGGCTACAGTCCATAATTAG
- the LOC119077956 gene encoding ADP-ribosylation factor 2, which produces MGLTISSVLTRLFGKKQMRILMVGLDAAGKTTILYKLKLGEIVTTIPTIGFNVETVEYKNICFTVWDVGGQDKIRPLWRHYFQNTQGLIFVVDSNDRERIVEAEKELQNMLQEDELRDAVLLIFANKQDLPNAMSAAELTDKLHLNQLRNRHWYIQATCATQGHGLYEGLDWLSNELAKK; this is translated from the exons ATGGGTCTAACAATATCCAGTGTTTTGACAcgcctttttggaaaaaaacaaatgagAATTCTGATGG TCGGATTGGACGCAGCTGGTAAAACtacaattttatataaattgaaattgggcGAAATCGTAACGACAATTCCTACCATTGGCTTCAATGTTGAGACGGttgaatacaaaaatatttgctttaCCGTTTGGGATGTCGGTGGTCAAGACAAAATTCGACCACTTTGGCGTCATTATTTCCAAAATACGCAAGGTCTCATCTTTGTCGTAGACTCAAATGATCGGGAACGTATTGTAGAAGCGGAAAAGGAGCTACAAAATATG TTACAAGAAGACGAGCTGAGAGATGCTGTTCTGCTAATATTTGCAAACAAACAGGATTTACCGAATGCAATGAGTGCGGCTGAACTAACCGATAAATTGCATCTGAATCAATTGCGCAACCGACAC TGGTACATTCAAGCAACATGCGCCACACAGGGTCACGGTTTATACGAAGGATTGGATTGGCTGTCGAATGAATTGGCTAAGaagtaa
- the LOC119075571 gene encoding putative uncharacterized protein DDB_G0271606 isoform X2 produces the protein MAESISRDNYGNKEEEDYDSSEQSANQHTSSNNDKYDDPAILSCGSAQRENRITYERDHLLQLRNSPLSRKRPDYVLEGLTLRKLWCRATDLMIGGEERTSGRSTNNSSHEFRSSTNGTSTPASTYLMPLFAVKRRPNETKTVRKPEGNETTTLTTTSTNANNAPMRRSVFMSGPQLTSVGGNSSALDRRIGSGRIPARDSQWEFRSEKEPLDQDFSFRPTGGLINIRERERERNLSAESQQKLQQQHRAGLDRERERDYRDDRYDKRTTYSRDYDRDKDRNSSRMMGNSNNNMTGNMRFSGGSHNERRRMFSENRAEEPEWFSGGPTSQNDTIELRGFDEPEADERTVRANETVENDDQVSLDNQSDNSNNNADECEVGEPESDSVEDTAPPTVDEPNDSNNNDNLNSDKGFMDDPNNAADDFNFDNFLKMGLMSEELKESGVGESRFYRWFQRQSPTKENKSRRSSIQDDVNEGNQNNATTRPAEKYFAPISPAASTGSSNSLLEFIQLGKFDKAPKEDQNVAGTGRTNVQSNSIANNVPGSVCSVLELEARMRSSGGKSQSEVRNQQQQQDMQAFKKLLSQISGNDHGMMQREPQTMGQATGLMQMLSKNTPQPQPQQPIPFMLNHQRPQNLQPPIQRQPMDPMQNVQIGPHLQQSRDEILKRPEAQMIIQSICNAEVTQNSLIQQLNNPASNHRQRETILAVLNFISECAPRIPSPNLMPSVMQPQGAAPLLHGAGVPIPKPPTIQTNAPPNVGMNEQPNDVLQPHLLYQHHHQGAAVAAQKLRVSPLPNGIPQRIPSPRELQFHTQSIMQSALIKKKLEEQRENFRKRQEMQQAQQQQNHLNQPPNQSESGNNIPSSSVALTQTSTSSPVKQHHQHIASPTPLAFTPTSVLRKMTAEKDIDVMSNVGMGNKSTLGQIQHSINSAATGQIQQQHQQHQQQQQQQQMRANQIKWNNQFNQPPSKPIGRPIVKGGGLPMQMASNVEFQQMRDQYLRKNPQASMPQPQLPNLSQQMLQQQQQQHRQQQQQQQQQQQMRANNQIKWNQFNQPFQNQYQQQMMHHQHTMAQQKPSGSSGQSGNVLVNENHGMINFGREGGLSPTSNQLARWFSPELLAQASAGKLPSLNIGQALSLEEFERSMQHSSATVHN, from the exons ATGGCCGAATCGATTTCGCGTGACAATTACGGTAACAAGGAAGAGGAGGACTATGATTCGTCCGAACAATCCGCCAATCAACATACATCATCGAACAATGACAAATATGACGATCCAGCGATTTTAAGCTGCGGTTCTGCGCAAAGGGAAAACCGCATCACTTACGAGCGCGACCATTTACTTCAATTGCGTAATTCACCTTTATCACGTAAACGTCCCGATTATGTTTTAGAAG GTTTGACTTTGCGTAAGCTATGGTGTCGAGCAACGGACTTGATGATCGGTGGTGAAGAACGTACTAGCGGCCGTTCAACGAATAACAGTAGCCACGAGTTTCGCTCCAGTACGAATGGTACATCGACCCCCGCGTCTACATATTTGATGCCCTTGTTTGCGGTGAAACGACGACCAAACGAAACTAAAACCGTTCGCAAACCGGAAGGCAATGAGACTACCACATTAACTACAACGAGTACGAATGCCAATAATGCTCCAATGCGACGGAGTGTATTCATGAGTGGGCCACAACTGACGAGTGTTGGTGGAAATTCTTCGGCATTAGATCGTCGCATCGGAAGTGGCCGAATACCGGCACGCGATTCTCAATGGGAATTTCGTTCCGAAAAGGAACCGCTCGATCAAGACTTTAGTTTTCGGCCGACTGGTGGTTTAATCAATATACGTGAACGCGAACGCGAACGGAATCTTAGCGCCGAGTCACAACAGAAACTGCAGCAACAACATCGGGCAGGATTGGATCGGGAACGTGAGAGAGATTATCGTGACGATCGTTATGACAAACGAACTACGTACAGCAGGGACTATGATCGGGACAAGGATAGGAATAGTAGTCGTATGATGggaaacagcaacaacaatatGACCGGCAACATGCGTTTTTCTGGTGGATCACACAATGAGCGACGTCGAATGTTTAGCGAAAATCGTGCAGAAGAACCGGAATGGTTCAGCGGAGGTCCAACATCGCAAAACGATACGATTGAATTGCGCGGCTTTGACGAGCCTGAGGCAGATGAACGGACGGTGCGAGCTAACGAAACTGTTGAAAATGATGATCAAGTTTCGCTAGACAATCAAAGTGATAACTCGAACAACAATGCGGATGAATGTGAGGTCGGCGAACCGGAATCAGATTCTGTTGAGGACACTGCACCGCCTACTGTCGATGAGCCGAATGATTccaacaacaacgacaaccTCAATTCTGACAAAGGATTTATGGACGACCCAAATAACGCTGCTGATGACttcaatttcgataatttcttgaaaatgggTCTGATGAGTGAAGAACTTAAAGAAAGTGGTGTCGGTGAATCTCGCTTCTATCGTTGGTTTCAACGGCAATCACCAACGAAAGAAAATAAGAGCAGACGTTCATCTATACAGGATGATGTGAATGAAGGCAATCAAAATAACGCAACCACTCGGCCTGCTGAGAAATACTTTGCTCCGATATCGCCTGCAG CTAGCACCGGGTCTTCCAATTCTTTACTGGAATTTATTCAACTCGGAAAATTTGACAAGGCGCCTAAAGAAGATCAAAATGTTGCCGGAACCGGTCGTACAAATGTTCAATCCAATTCCATTGCGAATAATGTTCCGGGCAGTGTGTGTAGCGTTTTGGAATTGGAAGCCCGAATGCGGTCATCTGGTGGAAAGTCACAGAGTGAAGTGAGAAATCAACAGCAGCAACAAGACATGCAAGCATTTAAGAAACTACTTTCGCAAATAAGTGGCAACGATCACGGAATGATGCAACGAGAACCGCAGACAATGGGCCAAGCTACGGGATTAATGCAAATGCTAAGCAAAAATACGCCACAGCCACAACCACAACAGCCGATACCATTCATGTTGAACCATCAGCGTCCGCAAAACTTACAACCGCCAATTCAAAGACAGCCAATGGATCCGATGCAAAACGTTCAAATCGGTCCACACTTACAACAGAGTCGCGATGAAATTCTGAAACGTCCCGAAGCCCAAATGATCATACAAAGTATCTGCAATGCAGAAGTTACGCAAAACTCACTGATCCAACAGTTGAACAATCCAGCATCGAACCACCGTCAACGTGAAACCATTCTAGCCGTGCTAAACTTTATCAGCGAATGTGCACCCAGAATACCGTCACCGAACCTGATGCCATCGGTGATGCAACCGCAAGGTGCTGCACCATTGTTACACGGGGCTGGAGTGCCGATTCCGAAACCGCCAACAATTCAGACGAATGCACCACCAAACGTTGGCATGAATGAACAACCGAACGACGTTCTGCAACCGCACTTATTGTATCAGCATCATCATCAAGGTGCCGCCGTTGCAGCTCAGAAGTTGCGGGTTTCTCCGTTGCCAAATG GGATACCACAACGCATCCCGTCGCCACGTGAACTTCAATTCCACACTCAATCCATAATGCAAAGTGcattaattaagaaaaaattggaagaacAACGAGAGAATTTCCGCAAGCGACAGGAAATGCAACAGGCCCAACAACAGCAGAACCATTTGAATCAACCGCCGAATCAATCCGAATCCGGAAATAATATTCCCAGTTCGTCAGTTGCGCTGACTCAAACATCCACATCGTCACCGGTGAAACAACACCATCAACATATCGCTTCGCCG ACTCCATTAGCATTTACGCCAACATCAGTTTTACGAAAAATGACAGCCGAAAAAGACATCGATGTGATGAGCAATGTTGGAATGGGCAACAAGTCGACATTAGGACAGATACAACACTCAATCAACAGTGCAG CAACAGgacaaattcaacaacaacaccaacaacatcaacagcagcaacaacaacagcaaatgCGAGCTaatcaaattaaatggaaCAACCAGTTCAACCAACCTCCATCGAAACCAATCG GGCGACCGATCGTCAAAGGTGGCGGCTTGCCGATGCAAATGGCGTCGAATGTTGAATTTCAACAGATGCGTGACCAGTATTTGCGTAAAAATCCTCAAGCAAGCATGCCGCAACCGCAATTGCCAAATTTATCTCAACAAATGctacaacaacagcaacaacaacatcgtcaacagcagcagcagcaacaacaacagcaacaaatgCGGGCtaataatcaaataaaatggaatCAGTTCAATCAACCGTTCCAAAATCAATACCAGCAACAAATGATGCACCATCAACATACAATGGCTCAACAAAAACCGTCCGGATCGAGTGGTCAAAGTGGAAACG TTCTTGTCAACGAAAACCACGGAATGATCAATTTCGGACGTGAAGGCGGCCTATCGCCAACTTCAAACCAGTTGGCGCGTTGGTTTTCGCCCGAACTATTGGCCCAAGCTTCAGCGGGTAAACTCCCGTCGCTAAACATTGGACAGGCATTGAGTTTGGAGGAATTCGAGCGATCGATGCAACATTCATCGGCTACAGTCCATAATTAG